Proteins encoded in a region of the Pseudomonas viciae genome:
- a CDS encoding LysR family transcriptional regulator has translation MDRLQAMRVFVTVVDLGSQSAAAEHLDLSRPVVSRYLAELEDWVGARLMHRTTRKLSLTAAGSEILPRCRQMLELSGDMQAAVTTQGDAPRGMLRISASTSFGQAQLAAAMTEFVVRYPGVSVDLQMLDRTVNLVDERIDLAIRMSNDLDPNLIARRLTVCRSVICASPGYLREHSTPLRVEDLSRHNCLTHSYVGKSLWHFEQDGEQVSVPVQGNISANEASTLLQATIAGAGVAMLPSYQAGTHIKNGELIRLLAHAEPRQMNMYAVYASRKHMPSALRSLLDFLVLRFPERPEWDVGL, from the coding sequence ATGGATCGTCTACAAGCAATGCGGGTGTTCGTCACGGTGGTGGACCTGGGCAGCCAGTCGGCGGCGGCCGAGCACCTGGACCTGTCACGCCCGGTGGTATCGCGTTATCTCGCAGAGCTGGAGGACTGGGTCGGTGCCCGGCTGATGCACCGCACCACCCGCAAGCTGAGCCTGACGGCCGCAGGTTCCGAGATCCTGCCGCGCTGTCGACAGATGCTGGAGCTCTCTGGCGACATGCAAGCAGCGGTCACCACTCAGGGCGATGCGCCACGAGGCATGCTGCGCATCAGTGCCAGCACCTCGTTCGGCCAGGCCCAATTGGCGGCCGCCATGACCGAGTTCGTCGTGCGCTACCCAGGGGTGAGCGTCGACCTGCAAATGCTCGACCGCACCGTGAACCTGGTGGACGAGCGCATCGACCTGGCGATCCGCATGAGCAACGACCTGGACCCGAACCTGATCGCCCGTCGCCTCACAGTCTGTCGCTCGGTGATCTGCGCCTCGCCCGGTTACCTGCGTGAGCACTCGACACCGCTGCGCGTGGAAGACCTGAGCCGGCACAACTGCCTGACCCACTCCTACGTCGGCAAGAGCCTTTGGCATTTCGAGCAGGACGGCGAGCAGGTTTCGGTGCCGGTGCAAGGTAATATCAGCGCCAACGAAGCCAGCACATTGCTTCAGGCCACGATAGCCGGCGCCGGCGTGGCGATGCTGCCCAGCTATCAGGCCGGCACCCACATCAAGAACGGCGAACTGATCCGCCTGCTGGCCCACGCCGAACCCCGGCAGATGAACATGTACGCGGTGTATGCATCCCGCAAACACATGCCGTCGGCGCTGCGCAGCCTGCTGGATTTTTTGGTGCTGCGGTTTCCCGAGAGGCCGGAGTGGGATGTGGGGTTATAG
- a CDS encoding sigma-54-dependent transcriptional regulator codes for MRIHVSFIDRVGITQEVLALLGGRNLNLDAVEMVPPNVYIDAPTLSPQVLDELREALFSVRGVEAVTVVDILPGQRRHLQLDALLAAMTDPVLALDSAGKVLLANPALIALYGREPAGESVAELFADEALLGALLENGFRLPLREITLNGQTLLLDATPITDAGALLTLYQPNRIGERLSALHHDHAEGFDALLGESPAIRTLKARAQRVAALDAPLLIQGETGTGKELVARACHAISARHSAPFLALNCAALPENLAESELFGYAPGAFTGAQRGGKPGLMELANQGTVFLDEIGEMSPYLQAKLLRFLNDGSFRRVGGDREIKVNVRILSATHRNLEKMVSEGSFREDLFYRLNVLNVEVPPLRERGQDILLLARYFMQQACAQIQRPVCRLAPGTYPALLGNRWPGNVRQLQNVIFRAAAICESSLVDIGDLDIAGTSVARQGDVEVESLEQAVESFEKHLLESLYVNYPSTRQLASRLQTSHTAIAHRLRKYGISGKP; via the coding sequence ATGCGTATCCACGTCAGTTTCATCGACCGCGTCGGCATCACCCAGGAAGTCCTGGCGTTGCTCGGTGGGCGCAATCTCAATCTGGATGCGGTGGAGATGGTGCCGCCCAACGTCTACATCGACGCCCCGACCCTCAGCCCGCAAGTGCTGGACGAGTTGCGCGAGGCGCTGTTCAGCGTGCGGGGCGTGGAGGCGGTGACCGTGGTGGACATCCTGCCGGGCCAGCGCCGGCACTTGCAGCTCGATGCCCTGCTCGCGGCCATGACCGATCCGGTGCTGGCGCTGGACAGCGCCGGCAAGGTGTTGCTCGCCAACCCGGCGTTGATCGCCCTGTACGGTCGTGAGCCGGCCGGGGAAAGCGTCGCCGAACTGTTCGCGGACGAAGCGCTGTTGGGCGCCCTGCTGGAGAATGGTTTCCGCCTGCCGCTGCGGGAAATCACCCTCAACGGCCAGACCTTGCTGCTGGACGCCACCCCCATCACGGACGCCGGCGCCCTGCTGACGCTCTATCAGCCGAACCGCATCGGCGAACGCCTGTCGGCGCTGCACCACGACCACGCCGAAGGCTTCGACGCGCTGCTCGGTGAATCCCCGGCGATCCGCACCCTCAAGGCCCGGGCCCAGCGGGTCGCGGCCCTGGATGCACCGCTGCTGATCCAGGGTGAAACCGGCACCGGCAAGGAGTTGGTGGCCCGGGCCTGTCACGCCATCAGTGCCCGTCACAGTGCGCCGTTTTTGGCCCTCAACTGCGCCGCGCTGCCGGAGAACCTGGCCGAAAGCGAACTGTTCGGCTACGCCCCCGGCGCCTTCACCGGCGCGCAACGGGGCGGTAAGCCGGGGCTGATGGAGTTGGCGAACCAGGGCACGGTGTTCCTCGATGAGATCGGTGAGATGTCGCCGTACCTGCAAGCCAAGCTGCTGCGCTTCTTGAACGACGGCAGCTTTCGCCGGGTCGGCGGCGACCGGGAAATCAAGGTCAATGTGCGGATCCTCAGCGCCACTCACCGCAACCTGGAAAAAATGGTCAGCGAAGGTTCGTTCCGCGAAGACCTGTTCTATCGCTTGAACGTGCTCAACGTCGAAGTCCCACCGCTGCGTGAGCGCGGCCAGGACATTCTGCTGTTGGCGCGTTATTTCATGCAGCAGGCCTGCGCGCAGATCCAGCGCCCGGTCTGCCGCCTGGCTCCCGGCACCTACCCGGCACTGTTGGGTAATCGCTGGCCGGGCAACGTGCGGCAATTGCAGAACGTGATCTTCCGCGCCGCCGCCATCTGTGAAAGCAGCCTGGTGGACATCGGCGACCTGGACATCGCCGGTACTTCCGTGGCGCGTCAAGGCGATGTGGAAGTCGAAAGCCTGGAACAGGCCGTGGAAAGCTTCGAGAAACACCTGCTCGAAAGCCTTTACGTCAACTATCCCTCCACCCGCCAACTCGCCAGCCGCCTGCAGACCTCCCACACCGCGATCGCCCACCGGTTGCGCAAGTATGGGATTTCCGGGAAGCCGTAG